The sequence below is a genomic window from Pygocentrus nattereri isolate fPygNat1 chromosome 16, fPygNat1.pri, whole genome shotgun sequence.
ATGCGAGATCAGGAAGCACAGGCAGGTGAAGAGGAACCTCTCATCATTACAGCCTGGTGGTTCATCTCTGGATTCTCGTTCTAATGGATCCAGCCAGCACCGCCGAATGTGTGTACGGTATGTTCCTTTCTCAGATTCAAAGCCAGGACCAGCCTTATTCCTACACAcgaacacacattcacaccttgAGAATTTTCGTGTGGTCTTCCTTTTGCTTCTCTCTGTTTTCCATGTTTCTCAGTAGTTTCAGGACATGCAGGTCATTCCTGCAGTAACGTTGGCTTCACTTTCAGATATTCGGGTTTCTTTCTTAACCGGATgcctttttaaaacttttgagAATGCTTTCATTTCTCCCGTCTCCCCAGCAGTAAGGGCTGGGAGTCAATCCCAAAGAGCCGATTTTCCAGTTTCAGGTGTTTGGGAGGTGTTCAGGTGTTTCTCACATGGAGAGTGAGACATTCTGCCGACAGCCAGGTTGAAAATGCATCCTTTCAGATCTCACGGCGTCTGTCAATGGGCTGTATTTTGCtgtaaaaaacaaagacaaatgcaaCTTGTAATGAAAACGTGGAACTAACTCCTCTAGTGCTAAAACATCTACCCAGTACTAGTCAACTCTACTGCTTGGCAATGACACTGTAAGTCCATGATTGAATGATGTCGATGTTGCTGATCGTTGATTATGGCACTAGCAAATAGTACTCAGAGTAGACGATAAGTTAAAGGACTCGGCGTGGGCGCCTGCGGTGCGCCTAAGTAGGATACGAATGCATGAGATTCTAGGGTTTTATCTCTGGTTCCTTGATGTTCAGTCGATTATCACCAACAGgatggttatggttagggtcagggttaggagcAGGTGAGGGTTttaccttgaggttaaggttaggcttaggtttaggtttagggttaggaatagattTAAAAATCTCTTTCACActaacttgaagttcagtttcatttactagatatttagttgaattaAACTTAtagacagactgagcatttaaaagcatctacagtggaccatccacaTCAAGTGTTACCTGAAACGCCTTTAGTTAATAACCAGACTAAACAAACATTCTTCTCTAAAGACtggagactcgactcggacaaATCACAGAAAGCAGCTGGTGAACATCTCTGCTTGTTTGCCAGGGATGATAACTGCCCAGACTTGTCCGTCTGCccagtttgtttagtttagaAATCTGGAAACGTGAATGTGGGGAACAAGAAGCAACTTGAACATCTTGTTGATCATCTGGTTTGTCGAGCTGTCCTTTCTGTAGGTACTTGTGTAAAATACAGCCTCCTTAAGTCTTAAAAGTAGACATTATTGAGAAACTAAAGATATAAATAGTTTGTACTGAACGGCCTGATTAAGGACTGTTAGAGGCTGtgatacagcaaaaacacagaCCCTCTGTCAGGCCTTGGGATCAGCAGTGTCCAGCACACTTTAGTGGTTCTTTCAGGTCTTACAAAAATTCTTCATTGCAGGAAGAGCTTTTAAATGACGATGTAGCATCAAGTGAGTTTGATTCTGTGCAGGACAGGAGCTACTCCAATGGTCTAAAGCTCTGCTTGCACATTGGCCATCCTGTAAAATCACCGCTGTTAAACATCCTGAACTACTGTGTTTCCTTTGTAGGCCAGAAGAAGTGATGAACATAAACAGATGTAGTAATCAGATAAATAAAGGCTGCTTATAaagcaaattttaaaaagttcattcatttattaaaccATGTTTCGCTTTGGTTCTTCCAACGGTGTTTAACAGTGATGGACTTTTATTTGAACTGGAGGGGTTTGCAAAAGGACATGTGATCACCCAAGTTGACCAACGATGTCCAGGTTAAGATTCTgacattgtgtttgttttgttgtcgCGTGTAATTTTAttcgtttgtttttttatgtttatcacTTATCGTGCTCTACATTAAACCTCATTTTTCTCTCAGTCCCCTCAGACAATCAAAGGTCGTGGATCTATTATGGGTTCGATGTTGTGGAGGAGAATGCAGAGGGGGTGAAAGTGAGCAATGCTTCCGGACCTGCTCTCAAAGGCGATCTCACCACAGTCTTCCTCCCTGCCGTTTACATCATCGTCTTCATTGTGGGGTTGCCCACCAACGCCATGGCCCTCTGGGTGTTCCTCTTCAGGACCAAGAAGAAGCATCCAGCGTCCATCCTAATGGCCAATCTAGCGCTGGCTGACCTGCTCTTCATCGTGTGGCTCCCACTGAAGATCACCTACCACTTCAACGGCAATGACTGGACCTTCGGGGAGCCGCTGTGTAAAGTCCTAGTGGGGTTTTTCTACGGGAATATGTACTGCTCCGCTATCTTCATAGCCTGCATCAGTGTCCAGCGCTACTGGGGGATTGTCCACCCACTTTCTCAGAAACTGAATAACCgtgtaacagtgtgtgtgtgtgtttgtgtgtggattGTAGTCTGGGTCCTCACTGTACCGCTATACCTGTATGACCAGACCGTTAAAGTCACCAATATGTGTATTACTACCTGCCATGACGTCACTCGCTTCAACCAAACACACTTCCCTGTTGGGTATTTCCTGACCATGGGCACTGTGGGATATGTAGTTCCCTGTGTGGTCTGTATAGTGTCCTACCTGCTGACCTTCCTCTCCCTCAGGAGGTCCGTaacagacagcagcagcagtaagaAGAAAAGGAAGGCTATAGTCCTCATGGTTACTGTGCTGGTGATGTTCCTGGTCTGCTTCACTCCCAGTAACATCATGCTGATGGTCCATTACTCTCTGCTGGGTGCCAAAATTCCAAACAATGTCTATGGGATCTACATGGTTGCTCTGTGTCTGGGCAGCCTGAACAGCTGCCTGGACCCATTCGTGTATTATTATATCTCGGAGGAGTTCAGAGATCATGTGAAGAACTCGCTGATGTGCCGTAGTGAACGTACATCCAAACAGATGAAGGTTTCCTTCAGCGCTCTGAAATTCTCAAAGAAGAGCAACACCTACACATCTGACTCCGCCCACACCCAGAGCAGAGACTGCAGCTCTGACTCCGCCCACATCCAGAGCAGAGACTGCAGCTCTGACTCCGCCCACACCCAGAGAAGAGACTGCAGCTCTGACTCCACCCACACATAGGGTGCTACCTGCTAAGATCATGTCCAGCAAATGATGAACCTGCACCGCTCTGACCGACGTGTACCACTCCGTCATTTATGAGGAGCAGCTTGCTGGCTGTTGGTTGAGCTCTCTGGAGGAAAAATCTCTGAGAATCTTCAAAGCAGAATGTCCAATAAGCAGAGACCGCATGTTATgattagtgtatatatatagcataTCTACATAATGTGGAACTGAGTTGTGTTCATGTAGAATATTTACAGTGTGATGTGCTGAGCTGCTGCCAGTGTTCCTGCCCTGCTCTCTGTGTTTGAGCAGAACCGGGTCAGAATGAGAGACTGTGGCTCAAACGGACCCCTACACCCTCATTAGTGTTGTGCTGTGCAGGGGTGGAGGTGCTGGTAGAATGCAGAGTGAATTGCTGTTGGCATCTTAAACTTGTCTTCATTTGAATGATCCTTTAACGAATGGCACAGTTTAAGTAATTGTAACGTTTGCATGTGTAGCTCTGATGTATGTCAGAGATGCTTCTATGGCTGCTTGGACACAGTGCCACACAAGGGTTGGATGTTAATCGCTATGGTACTGAACCCAGAATGCTTCAGGGCAGCGGGTAAAAGGGGTTTTCCTATAGCTGCAGTAAGATTATATAATGTTCCCATTAAAGTTCACCAGTAAACGCTGTGAAACCCGTTACTCAGAGGCCTCTGTGGTCGTCTGTACACAGAGCGTAAATAACAGGACAGTAAGCCGAGAATCACATCCAACAATGGTTCATCATTTGGAAAGCTTGTATTCGCCCACCCCCTGCAGGGAGAACTGTCTACTGTACTGAGCAGCAGGAAACAAAACACACGATGTTCAAATCACAAGCTGCAGGTCTAATTTTCACATTATTCTCAGTTGTTTTGATGTTTGAGCAGAGAAATTAAACCTAATAGAGCCTGTGAACTGGCGCTTTGGCACATCCAGCATTCAAGCCCAGAGAAATGAATGTGCAGTCTGCACATTCAGCTGATAGTGATCCATATTGTTCACTAGAAATTACATTGTGGGATATTCTGGAATCACTCTGGAATTCTGGAATTCCATTACATGACTCAAACACTAAGAGAAAATTGGCAGACGTCCTCAATAATCCCTAAAACACAAGTGTCACGACCGGGCAGGGAGGACTCGAGCGCGGATAGGCAGCTGAGGCTTTATTAAAAGGGCCAGATCCAATAGGGTAGTCAAAAACAGCCCAGAGCCATAACATCAACCCAATGAACCAAACGCAAAACACACCAGAGAggcaagacagtccagggtcgaGGCACAGCAGACCAACACAGGAGGCAAGGCAAAAATCAGAAACGAGGAAACGGGCAAGAACGTCATACACGGCAAAAGGGAACGCCTTATAATGAAGGGATGATCCGCAACACTCAGCAAGGAAAGACTGGAGACACATCAAGTACATACGCTGGAGAAAACAGGTGCAGGTAATCTAGAACTCAGGTGACTGAGATGTGGTGAGTGTGATTGGTGACACTGGAGTCCGGGCATTGTGGGAGTTGGAGTTCGTAGGCAGGACGGGGCGCCAGAAATGGCAGAGATCCATTTCAGTCACAGCCGTCCTGTAAATATGTGAAAGTGATTTATTACCCCTACATCTGCATCATCGTGTGGGCtcactttagtttttttaaagttgttttttaaaCTTACTTTATTTATCTAGTCACAGCAAAGATggacatatttaaaaagtgcCAGTTCCTTAAACAAGTCTACTAATTGGCAAGATCCACTGATGGCCAGTAGGTGGCAGTGAAGTCCATGTAGTGCAGTGTCAGCCTTTCACTGGACCGGCACCATAATTGTGTTGTGCTTGTTCATAACCCTTGTATGAAGTGTCATAGCAGAGATCTGCACACAGAAGCATCGGTTTCTCCATGCTGTGGAGGTGCGTTtatcagagaaagaggaaaggaggagtGAAAGGTAGTCTTACCTTTCCTGGATTAGAcctgaattattttattctgATGTTTCTCTCTAAAACCTGTGAAAGTGACACATTCTGTGTAACATGAACTCCAGGCTGGAGGGAAAGAGGTGATTCAGAAAGTGGAACAGTTTTTATTACTGTCTCAGTTTGACAGACGGGTTCATTCATTTCCCCGTAAACTCTCGGCTCAGGACTGCtggacaccacatacactctagtgaatacacacacactagggggcagtgaacacatttGCCCGGGGcgttgggcagccctatccacggtgcccagggagcagttgggggttaggtgtcttactcaagggcacctcagtcatggactgtcggtgctggggatcgaaccggcgaccttccagggTCAGTGGCTTTATATGCACCAAATAAAGATCACTCCTGACAGCAGACACCCCAATCTCCCCCGTTTCTCACTCTCACGCACATGTGACTATAACTCCCTTGTGTTATACAATGGTGTTCAAAAGTGTGAAGATCAgatgatgttttgttggttttctcaGTGATAATGAGaactcatcctctacagagagcacacctCAGTACGGCATTttaatgtttagtgtttttataaAGGGTCCTTGGGTTTGAGAAAATGGCActatataaattgaacttaCAGCCTATAAACTCACTTCCTCACCCTCTGTTCCTGTGACAAAGCTTCAACTATTCCCACCGCCATGCCGTCTCAGTCATACCACAGCTATGGGGTGGGGTATGGGGGTCCAGCCTTCCAGCTACAGGCAGGAGCCACCCAGAACACCAGGCCCAGTTCTATGGGTTCTCCACCTCCCTCAATCATCGTCCCTCATTCTACCACAAAACGTCCAAAATGGTCCAAACCtgcaaataaacacttttttaaacagtttaaattactggaaaaaaaaaacttaaatgtgCTACAACTTGTGCAGAGGCCAAATTTTGTGTCTTGTTGTTTCCTCTGATAAACGGaagtcagtaaataaacagcaattgtgtgttaaaatgtgcagaggtgtgttctctgtggggGTTATGTTTACACTTAGTATTTATTAGTATGTATTGGTAttacgccttttcaacattgcatggacatcgggggtggtgccactggattggcagactggggtggtggtgcctctctttaaaaagggggaccggagggtgtgttccaactacaggggaatcacactcctcagcctccctggcaaggtctatgcaggggtactggagaagagagtccggcttatagtcgaacctcggatccaggaggagcagtgcaggttccgccctggtcgtggaacactggaccaactcttcaccctctccaggattctggagggttcatgggagtttgcccacaTGTGGacaggcattcgactgtgttccccagggtattctgtgggaggtgcttcgggagtacggggtacatggctctttgctacgagccattcaggccctgtacaaacaaagctggagtttggttcgcatggccggcagtaagtcagactcgttcccagtgagagttggactccgtcagggctgccctttgtcaccgattctattcataatttttatggatagaatttctaggcgcagtcaggggatggagggtgtccggtttggtgacctcagggtcacatcgctgctgtttgcagatgatgttgtcctattggggacatcaggctgtgaacttcagctttcgctggatcggtttgcagccgagtgtgaagcggccaggatgagaatcagtacatctaaatccgaggccatgcttctcaggcagaaaagggtggagagccctttctgggtcggggatgataggctcttgcctcaagtggaggagtttaagtacagtcagcagtgatgcgggctctttaccggtctgttgtggtaaagaaagagctgagccataaggcaaggctctcgatttaccggtcgatctacgttcccaccctcacctgtggtcatgagctttgggtaatgaccgaaagaataagatctcgaatacaagcggccgaaatgagtttcctccgcagggtgtctggactctcccttagagagtagagctgctgcttcttcacgtcgagaggagccagctgaggtggttcgggcatctggttaggatgcctcctggacgcctccctcgtgaggtgtcacaggcaagtctaccagggaggagaccccggggaagacccaggacaagctggtgtgactatattgcccagctggcctgggagcgcctcggattccccccccagggagctagtggaagtggctggggaaagggaggtctgggcctcattgcttagtaTGCTGCCTCctcgacccgaaccccagagaagcggaagatgatggatggatggatggaattggTATTAATAGCATTAGTATCCGTATCTATTtacacatagaaaatcaacaaacagaaTTAGAGCAGCGGCgctcaaacgtttgcatatggCTGTATGAGTTTAGTGTGGAGACACTGAGGACTGGAATCTGACctgcttacattaaaagttgaCATTTTAAAGCTCCTCAATCTTTTCAATAATTAaccttcagctcctcactggcACACTGAACAAGAACAAAGCAGTCCAGAGTTCAGCTCATTAGAGGCCAGACTGAACTCTGAGGGGAATTTTCTAGGCCTATGATGCAGCACAGAAATGGGGAGGAAGTGGGGGGTGAACAGGAAATACCTGTAACGTGCAGCTCGAGAAGAAAACCGAAAGCCAAATGAAGAAAAGCTGCGCAGATGTTCAGCTCTATTCCACGTGTTACAATCTTATCTAGAacctacagacagacagagaacacTGTTCTGCACTGATTTCAGCATCTGCTGCTCATTTTATCAACATCTGGAGAACCTTCAGACACCATGTGTTCCACGCAGAACCAGAAGTGAtgctgagacagaagaagaaaaggtaCGACTGGTAAATTATCCTCAGCGATGATCAGAGGGTCTAAATATTACTAACGTAACAAAACGAAGAGGCTGAGTGGATCGTAGCCATAAAGCTGTGATTTCACGCCTTCAGCTCACATAAACCCACCAAGAGCGACAGAAGTTGCAGCGAAGCTTTTCCTGAAAAAAACACGGCTTTCTCAactaaatgtctgtgttttactCTAAAAATCGCAGCTCTCATAGTGATCATTTGTGTTATGACGAAATgtgtaatattaaatattataatgaGCTTATAAAGGGTCAAAACCCTTTGTGTTAAATCCTATCAAACACCACCATCTGAATCAATTCCATATTAAGAGCAGGTAAAGACCATGTAAAATGAAAGCTGATAGCAGCTGATAACCCATTTAGTGTTAATGAGGTAAAAGTCTACATTCATGTTTCTTTAAGTAGAAAGCGACTACATTTCATCTGAAGATGAAaaggaaagtgaaagtaaaatgtgAGACATGGTTTATACAGATTTCTGTAATCAGGTCATATAAACTCTtagaaatggccaaaaacttTGTGAACACGAAAATAACTGTTTGGTAAGTTTTGCTCAAGTTGGACATGAAgtaacaaaacatatcattgtTTCTCCGTCTGTGGAGAAAGAGTAACTTACAGGTGAACATAAATGCATTGGTCAGGATTTGTTATATAACAGTGTGCATGTTAGAAGAGAACAGATCCATTAACACAGGTTTGGTGTTTGACTCCAGACATAGCCTGGATTTCATTTCCACCACCTAGATCAGAGGCGAGGAACTGAGGCCAGCACAGTTTGCTGAGTACCTGCTCTAGCACACCAACTAAACCTGCTAACTAGCTGATGAGTCCAAAACGTGCGCTTGAGCaggaaaatgaccaaactgtgtGGAAATCCAGCCCGCCAAAACTAGAGCTCCCCACCCCTGACACAGACAGACTAGATACGGGGTGGCAACTGTGAAGATGAGTAAGCAGGAAACGCTTAGACTGACACTCACACAGAACAATTACAATGGATTGTGTGTTTGGTaagactttatttgaaggctacctacataagggcttcatgatgcattcataagcactgaataatgtgtttattaagcactatttgaacatttattaagtgcttatgtcggttctcgcaacctgacataagatgttttatgaaataaatgacattgtactgacataatatgaataaacgttgaacatatttacagtactaaacAGGAAGTGTGCAGTGCTTCTGGCGTGGTTTCTGTTTGCAGGCCTCGTTTCCTGACCAGTCTTTGAGAGAAGCTTCTGGTCTAGGGCTGTGTGTCGGTGTGAGAGCCTGAGTGTGGTATAAGCTTTACGGGTGCTTTGTTGCTTGTTGTTGAGATTTTCATAAAGACAGTCCATGTTGTAGCACTTACCTGTTAAGAAGTATGTTTGTCGACTTCATGAAGGAATTTGATacccttaaactaaagtgatggatatttgcttcatttataacactgttatgaagtatGATTGCTACAAGATGTAGAGTTTATAAGACAGATGGCTATTTATGAACAACACATGTCTGTTCTATGAATGATTTTAAGGCCCTCAAACTAAAGTGGTAGCACATTTTCCAATCATAACACCTTCATTAAGAATTCACTAGATATGGTGATACATGGTGGAACATGAAGATAAtgttaaaatgagaaaaagacaaTAAATGAAATGCTACAACTTTATTTATAGCAAACACACAAATTTCACAAATACTGCTCCAAGTCACATCCTTACCCACATTACTGACTGCAAAGGGCATCTAAAAACAAACACGATGTGCCTTGGAAAACAGAAATTAACAGGTAAGCGCTGTCCTGGTGACACTACTGCAAGACCAAGACTTCATATATGTGGtttaagagaggagaaaatgacaTGAAGCAAAAGCAAAACTTTATACATAAACTAAAAACAacctttatgtatttatctgtCATAATCTACTTTCTGATGTGATATAAAactgcatcaatcatcttatccacgccatggagggaagagggggtggtttccaggcatatttcacctgatatcagtacaatgtcgtcttgagaatgctgacataaatagtcatgtatagtgtttaaatgtttagtgctgtaaatatgtaaaaaatgttcaagtagtgcttcataaacacattattcagcgcttatgaatgcatcataaagcccttatgtatgTGTTACCCTTTATGTAAAGGGTTTCTACATAACACATCATATCACCTTACAAACACTGCATAACACGTTCATATCacattacataaacacttcataacacatcatcttacataaacacttcataaaatGCTCGTATTAACTtacaaacacttcataacatgttcatatcatcttacataaacacttcataacacatcatcttacataaacacttcataacatgctCATATCACCTTACAAACACTTCATAACGTGTTCATAtcatcttacataaacacttcataacatgctCATATCACCTtacaaacacttcataacacattcatatcacattacataaacacttcataacacatcatcttacataaacacttcataacacgTTCATATCacattacataaacacttcataacacatcatcttacataaacacttcataacacgTTCATATCacattacataaacacttcataacacatcatcttacataaacacttcataacacgTTCATATCacattacataaacacttcataacacgTTTGTGAATGCTTAAATTAACATTCGTAAACTATACATGTTT
It includes:
- the LOC108416575 gene encoding proteinase-activated receptor 2-like isoform X2; translation: MVPSDNQRSWIYYGFDVVEENAEGVKVSNASGPALKGDLTTVFLPAVYIIVFIVGLPTNAMALWVFLFRTKKKHPASILMANLALADLLFIVWLPLKITYHFNGNDWTFGEPLCKVLVGFFYGNMYCSAIFIACISVQRYWGIVHPLSQKLNNRVTVCVCVCVWIVVWVLTVPLYLYDQTVKVTNMCITTCHDVTRFNQTHFPVGYFLTMGTVGYVVPCVVCIVSYLLTFLSLRRSVTDSSSSKKKRKAIVLMVTVLVMFLVCFTPSNIMLMVHYSLLGAKIPNNVYGIYMVALCLGSLNSCLDPFVYYYISEEFRDHVKNSLMCRSERTSKQMKVSFSALKFSKKSNTYTSDSAHTQSRDCSSDSAHIQSRDCSSDSAHTQRRDCSSDSTHT
- the LOC108416575 gene encoding proteinase-activated receptor 2-like isoform X1; this encodes MDPASTAECVYVPSDNQRSWIYYGFDVVEENAEGVKVSNASGPALKGDLTTVFLPAVYIIVFIVGLPTNAMALWVFLFRTKKKHPASILMANLALADLLFIVWLPLKITYHFNGNDWTFGEPLCKVLVGFFYGNMYCSAIFIACISVQRYWGIVHPLSQKLNNRVTVCVCVCVWIVVWVLTVPLYLYDQTVKVTNMCITTCHDVTRFNQTHFPVGYFLTMGTVGYVVPCVVCIVSYLLTFLSLRRSVTDSSSSKKKRKAIVLMVTVLVMFLVCFTPSNIMLMVHYSLLGAKIPNNVYGIYMVALCLGSLNSCLDPFVYYYISEEFRDHVKNSLMCRSERTSKQMKVSFSALKFSKKSNTYTSDSAHTQSRDCSSDSAHIQSRDCSSDSAHTQRRDCSSDSTHT